The sequence ACAAGCCCCATTAGCCTTCCCCATTAGCCCCTTTGCCCCCAGcaagcccccccagccctctgcGGCCACTAGCCCCCAACAAGCCCCACTAGCCCCAGCAAGCCGCCCCCAGTAGCCCCTTTGCACCCCTAGCACCCTCCCCAGACCCTCTGTGGCCACTAGCCCCCTAtaagcccccagcccctcaacACACCCTACTACCCCCATTAGCTCCTTTACCCCCAACAAGCCCCCCCAAGCCCTTCTGTGGCCACTAGCCCCCCAtaaaccccccagcccctctaGCCCCCAAACAAACTCCCAGCCCCCAACACACCCCGCTAGCCCCGTACCCCCATTAGCCCCTTTGCCCCCAGCAAGCCCCCCAACTCCCTACACCCAGAcccgccccgtgcccccccagcccctcaccggTGGGCTCCTGGGGTCCGGCTGCCCAGGGATGCCGTAGCCTTCGCGGGCTTCCAGCCCGGGGGGTCGTAGCCCACTTTGCCGTAGGGGtcccgggggccgggggggccggggggccctGTCCTAACCCCAGCCCGGGGCGGCCGCAACGGGGCAAGCGGGGGCTCGAGGGCCTCGCCGGGGGCCGGAGGGCGACGGGGGGACCCCCAGTTTTCACCCCCCCGCTCTAAGCGCACCCCATAAAGCGCAGGGgtgggcagcggggggggggcctcgcccccccagccctggcagtcCTGGCAGGGGCAAAGGGGggccagctcctccagcagtAGGTAGCCCCCCGCTTGGCGCCCGTAGCCACAGGGAGGGAACCCCTCAGAGAGCGAGCGGTGCACCCCCCGCTTCtcgcccccccccggcccctcgtagccccccccgggccccccctGCCGCCGCTCCGGGCTCCCCTCGGCCCCGCAGCGGGGTCCCtcggggctggcggggccgggggggcggtgGCGGCAGGAGCAGGGGGGGGCCAGGCTGGCCCGGCGGCACAGGGAGGGGGCCAGGGTGCCGTAGGGTGCCGGGGTCCCGTAGGGTGCCGGGGTCCCGTGGGATGCTGGGGTCCCATAGGGTGTTGGGGTCCCATAGGGTGTTGGGGTCCCATAGGGTGCTGGGGTCCCGTGGGATGTCAGGGTCCCCTGGGATGTCGGGGTCCCATAGGGTGCTGGGGTCCCATAGGGTGTCAGGCTCCCATGGGATGCTGTGGTCCCATAGGATGTCGGGGTCCCATAGGGTGCTGGGGTCCCATGGGATGTCGGGGTCCCGTGGGATGTTGGGGTCCCGTGGGATGTTGGGGTCCCATGGGATGTCGGGGTCCCATAGGGTGCTGAGGTCCCATAGGGTGCCGGGGTCCCATGGGATGTTGGGGTCCCGTGGGATGTTGGGGTCCCATGGGATGTCGGGGTCCCATAGGGTGCCGGGGTCCCATGGGATGTCGGGGTCCCGTGGGATGTTGGGGTCCCATGGGATGTCAGGGTCCCATAGGATGTTGGGGTCCCGTAGGGTGCTGTGGTCCCCTGGGATGTCGGGGTCCCCTGGGATGTCGGGGTCCCATAGGGTGCCGGGGTGCCGCAGGGCGCGACATCGGGGTGCTCATCCTCCAGGATGGGGGTCTCCCGCTCCCCCAAGGGTGCCCCCCGCACCCCGAagccccccagcagctgctccagctcccggCGCTCGGCAGCggtggggggcggcgggcggctgggggggggctcGGCCCCGGCCTCGCCGCcgctgggggggcgggggggcggcggggactCGGTGCCCCCCCCGGGGGTCCAGGGGCTGGACGCCCGCTTCTTCTGCACCCGGGCGTAGGGGCTGCCGTCCAGCGGCCCCCGCGTGTGCGAGAGCTCTGCGGGGGGGCACGGTGGGGGACAGCCCCACGCACCCCCGGGCACCGCCCCCGGGCATCCCCCGCACCCCCGGGTACCCACCCCGGGCATCCCCCCCTCACGCACCCCTGGACATCCCTCCCCCGACTGGGACCCCCAGAAAAGGGGGGGGACACCCGCGAGGCTGGGCTGTGATCCCGAAaagggggacacacacacacttgtgtgtccgggggggctctggggacacggggaccctcctgcccctgcGGGGACACCCAGGAAGGGGGGACCCAAGTGGACACTGAGGATGAGGGGGGGACCCTTGTGCCCACGGGGGGGACACCCACATTTCCATGCAGGGAccctggggacggggggggaccCATGTACCCACGTGAGGACCCCAAGGatgggggggggaccccagtgCCCATGCGGGGACCCCGGGGCCGGGGAcacacccacacccccccccgcaTTTCCATGCAGGGACCCTGGCCAGGGGGGGGACCCGCGTGTCCATTAGGGAGCCCACGAAGGGGGGGGACCCTTGTGCCCacggggggggaccccagggccgTGGGGACCCCCgtgccgccccccggcccccccctaCCCCCCCGGCTGTCCTCGTGGTGCAGGTTGAAGCCCTCGTACGAGTCCCAGCGCACGGCCGGGTCCCCCACGCCGTAGTCGATGGAGACGGCGGGGTGGCTGCGGAGGGGCTCCCAGcctggggggggcacggggggggcggccgtgggtgcctggcggggggggggggcccgaccaggggtccccaggggttcagcacccccccacacacacctttgATCTTCTCGGGGCCGGAGGAGAAGACGAACTCGACGCTGGCTTCGAAGGGGAAGCGCTCGTCTGGGGGGGACGCGCAcagagggggtttgggggcagtggggggcacGGCCCACCCCCATTCtctgcacccccagctccctgcaccccaaatcccccctcgcacccctcccacccccctccTCGCCGCTCCAcggccctgcagcaccctgagcccccgtgccccccaaccccccagccccccgaccccccggccccccacctCTCCAGGCCTCGTCCAGCTCGTCCTTGCGGAAGCCGAGCTGGGAGCCGTGCACGGTGCAGGTGTGGAACTGCACCCGAAAAACCACCTCGCGCCCAGGGCCGCGGCTCTGCCTGTGGTAGCACTTCACCTGGGGGGGCACCGCCTCagcgcacacgcgtgtgcaaggCCCGGCCTGTGCACACGCACCCTggacacccccccaccccccccaccaccGGGCACGCCTGCACGGGCGGGACCCCGCAGCCGTGCGGGGCCCCCTCCACCCGGCACCCCTCGCACACGCACCCCTTGCACGTGCACCCCTCGCACACGTGCCCCTCGCGTGTACGCCCCTTGCACGCGCGCCTCGTATGCGCACCCCTTCCACGCGCCCCTTGCACACGCGCCCCTTGCATGCGCACCCACGCACCCCTCGCGTGCGCTTCTTGCACCCGCGCCCCTTGCACGCGCACCCCTTGCACGCGCACCCCTTGCACGCGTGTGCTCCTTGCGCACCCCACCCTTGCACATCCACCCCTTGCACGCCCCCCCCCTTGCACATGCATCCCTTGGACGGGCACCTCTTGCATCCCCCTCCTTGCACACCCCACCCTTTCATGTGCACGCCTTGCACACCCACCCTTGCACACCCCACCCTCGCACGTGCACCCCTTGCACGTgcaccccttgcacaccccgCCCTCGCACACCCACCCTTGCACACCCTCCTTCCCCCGCCCTTGCACCCCCTTGCACGCCTGCCCTCGCACGCCCCCTCGCACGCCCCCCGCAACCCCCTCGCacacccccttgcaccccccGCACGCCCCCTCGCACGCTCCCCCGCACgcccccttgcacacccccttgcacaccccccGCACGCCCCCTcgcacccccccacacaccccctcgcacacccccttgcacaccccttGCACCCCCCGCACGCCGCCCCTCGCACCCCCCCGCACGCCCCTTGCACACCCCCTTGCACACCCTTTGCACGCCCCCTTGCACACCGCCCTCGCACGCTCCCCCTCGCACgcccccttgcacaccccctCGCAcgcccccctgcaccccccgcccccccgcccccctgcTCACCATCACGTCCCCCTTGAGCAGCAGGGCGGGCTCCAGGGTGACGCAGAGGCTctgggggccggggccggaggtgctgctgtgggtgcagggggagcGAGGGTCTGGGGgggccccgggaccccccgcccggcgcagggggggctggggggggggcacacacTCACTAGACCCCCGAGGTGTAGACGAGCTGCATGGACTGGTAGATCTTCAGGAAGGGCTGGTAGCCTGCAAGGGGGGGATCAGCCTTGGGGGGTTCTGCTGGGGAggggccctgcctgccccgggggggtccctgcctgccccgggggggcccTGTCGGCCCTGTCTGCCCTCGGGGGGTCCCTGTctgccccgggggggtccctgcctgccccgggggctccctgcctgcccagggggtccctgcctgccccgggggctccctgcctgccccaggggtccctgcctgccctcgggggggtccctgcctgccccggggggtccctgtcTGCCCTcagggggtccctgcctgccccggggggtccctgtcTGCCctcgggggggtccctgcctgccccaggggtccctgcctgccccgggggctccctgcctgcccagggggtccctgcctgccccgggggctccctgcctgccccaggggtccctgcctgcccagggggTCCATGCCTGCCCCAGGGGTACCTGCCTGCCCcaggggtccctgcctgcccagggggtccctgcctgccccgggggctccctgcctgcccagggggtccctgcctgccctcggggggtccctgcctgccccgggggggccctgcctgccccactcACCGGCACCCGGCTCGAaggcgggcagggcgggcagcagGACGTGGTGCAGGAAGAGGGTGCTGCTGTTCATCTTGATGCTCCCCGAGAGCAGCCCGCTGAAGTACTCGATGtacctggggcaggagggagctgggcacCCGGCACCCcaacagccccagcacccctgcaccggctgctcccagcaccctgcaccccaacaGCCCCAGCGCCCTGtacccctgcaccccaacagCCCCAgcgcccccagcacccagctccctgcaccccagcaccctcctcccccagcaccctgcaccccaagagctccagcacccctgcacccccagcaccccgcacCCCTGCGCTCCCACCACCCAGCTCCCCTGGCCCCTTGCTCCCCCAGACCTctcctccccctgcaccccagcaccctgcaccccaacagccccagcacccccagcacccagctccctgcaccccagcacccctgtaccagctgctcccagcaccccggcacccagcaccctgcaccccaacaGCCCCAGCGCCCCACTAcgccctgcaccccagcaccctgacccaggcagggaggtggggacCTGCCCCCATCGCTCCAtcagccccccccccatcagcccctgccctgcaagcaccccctgcccccatgtccccccgtgcccccatgtcccccgtgcccccaccTCCTCTGCGAGGGCTGCAGGGCGGCCGCCACCTTCTCCTCGCAGAACTTCCTCATGGTGAGGGTGCCCAGGGCCTGGTCGGCgctgggggggggcggcagggccctgcgtggggagggggacccACGGCCCCCGACACCCCCGCCAAACCCCATgcccccccatacccccccGTACCCCCCCTTTCACCCCCTCCACCCGCCCCATATCCCCCTGCCCGCCGTAACCCCACCGGACCCACCCCTACGCCCCGCCCCCatgcccctgcccccccgcccccctaCCTGGCCGACACCTTGCTGTAGTGCATGTAGGCTGCCACGATGACGCCCGCCTTGCCCTTACTGCCCTGGGGGCGGGGGTCAGGGacccccagcctcagcccccctgccccctgggACGGCCTctgagccccagcacccccagcacccccggtGCCGCCCAGtacctcccagcacccccagcgcccccagtacctcccagtgcccccggtacctcccagtgcccccatggccccccagctccccctatgcccccatggccccccgcaggcccctatagcccccccaTAGCCCCTCATGCCCCCCAGCCCTCTAtagccccccatagccccccatgGCCACCCAGTTCCCCTAtgcccccatggccccccaggCCCCTATggccccccatgccccccagcccctatagtcccccatggccccccagttgcccctgtgcccccatgccccccagcccctttagccccccatagccccccatgGCCTcccagcccctatagccccccatagccccccatgccccccagcccctatagTCCCCCATGGCCCCCAGTTCCCCCTATGCCCCCatgcccccagcccctatagccccctatgccccccatggcccccagcccccatagccccccatagccccccatggcccccatggccccccaccctgcagtgCAGCACGGCCACGTGCTGGGGGTGCGCCCGCAGCCAGCCCTCCATGGCCTTGCAGATGGAGCAGAGCTTGTCCAGGGGGGGGGCGTGCAGGTCCGGCCACCCGAAATCCTGCACCTGGGGGGGCACGGTCAGCGCCAGggcccccggggacccccagagccccctgggaccccccgggacccccccaccccaccccaggaGCCCCTCCTCACCTTGGGGTTGAGGCGGGCGATGTCCCGGCGCTTCTCCGACAGGTTGAAgagctggggggtggggggcagaggggggtcagggggtctggggggccggggggtcgtgggggtcttgggggtcagggggggtctggggggtccccCGGCCAAGTGCCCacaagggaaactgaggcacagcccCAGCTACGCCGGACCCTGCACCCAGGGGATGCCggaccctgccccacagctgggaCCCCAATCTCCTGCCCCATGGGGGACCTTGGtgtcctgccccacagctggcACCCCCGGTGTCCTGCCCTTGGGGACCCCTATGTCccacccctgggcaccccagtgtcctgccccacggctgcgACCCCcatgccctgccccagccccacagctgggaCGCCCATACcctgcccctggggaccccaatggccctggggaccctggggacctCGCCCTGGGGACCCCCGTGTCCTACCCTTGGTGACCCCGGTGTCCTGGCCCCATCCCGTCCCCAGGGACCTCCTGTCCCGCCCCTGGGGGCCctggtgtcctgctcccacgctggccccaggaccccatgtcctgccccagtcctgccccCATGGTCCtgtgccctgtccccagggaccactgtcctgtccccatcctgccctTGGGGACCCCAACGTccagccccctgtccccatcctgtcctgATGGACCCCactgtcctgtccccatcctgtccccacgGACCccacccccctgtccccatcctgtccccacgGACCCCACTGTCCTGTCCCCATGGACCCACAGcgtcctgtccccatcctgtccccacaGACCCCactgtcctgtccccatcctgccctTGGGGACCCCAACGTccacccccctgtccccatcctgtccccacgGACcccaccccctgtccccatcctgtccccatggAGCCCACTGTCCTGTCCCCCTGGACCAGcgtcctgtccccatcctgtccccatggACCCCACTGTCTTGTCCCCACGGACCCCacccctctgtccccatcctgtccccacgGACCCCACTGTCCTGCCCCCATGGACCAGTGTCCTGTCCCCATGGACCCCACTGTCTTGTCCCCATGGACCACAgcatcctgtccccatcctgtccccatggACCCCACTGTCCTGTCCCCATGGACCACAGCATCCTGTCCCCATGGACCccacccccctgtccccatcctgtccccacgGACCCCACTGTCctgtccccaccctgcccctggGGTCCCCGCTggcccccgcggcccggcgCCCCTCACCGTGTACTTGTCGCGGTGGCGGGAGGCCAGCATGTGGGCCACCTCGCGCAGGTGCCCGCGGTACCgcggctcctccagcccccgcGGGAAGCGCAGGCAGATGATGCGCTCGGTCACGTAGGTGAGGTCGAAGTCGAACGGGCGCTGCATCAcctgctccaggctgcagctcctgggggcACGGGGCCCTGCACCCCTGCGCCACGGCACCcaccccccacatcccccgggGCACCCACCCGCGGGCCACGGCACCCGCCCCCCCACATCCCCgggcacccacccacccctgcGCCAcggcaccccccaccccaggcgACAGCACCCACCCCCGGGGCACGGCAcccacccccacatcccccgggCACCCACCCGCCCCGGGCCAcggcacccacccacccacccctgGCGACAGCACCCACCCCTGCAGCAtggcacccacccacccacccctgGGGCACGGCACCCGCCCACCCCACATCCCCGGGGCACCCACCCGCCCCAGGCCAcggcacccacccacccaccccaggcGACAGCACCCACCCCTGCAGCAcggcacccacccacccaccccagggGCACAGCACCCACCCCTGGGGCACGGCACCcaccccccacatcccccggggcacccacccccaccccaggcgACAGCACCCGCCCCGGGCCACGGCACCCGCCCCCACATCCCCCGGGGCACCCACCCCCGGGCCAcggcacccacccacccaccccaggTGACAGCACCCACCCCTGCAGCACGGCACCCACCCCTGGGGCACGGCAcccacccccacatcccccagggcacccacccacccctgcGCCACGGCACccacccccagggcacccacccccacatcccccgggcacccacccaccccggCGCCACGGCACCCACCCCTGGCGACAGCACCCACCCCCGGGCCACGGCACCCGCCCCCACATCCCCGGGGCAC comes from Ciconia boyciana chromosome 27, ASM3463844v1, whole genome shotgun sequence and encodes:
- the TNS2 gene encoding LOW QUALITY PROTEIN: tensin-2 (The sequence of the model RefSeq protein was modified relative to this genomic sequence to represent the inferred CDS: inserted 1 base in 1 codon) — translated: MKPPGAVGTLLRALGRRAAGDAPRQPPVPHSFREKAFRRGGACAACREPLGPQGLVCRVCKITSHKRCEAKVASPCQAQPPELRRNTAPARRSEHLGSTKSLNSTRQRNTLPRSCSLEQVMQRPFDFDLTYVTERIICLRFPRGLEEPRYRGHLREVAHMLASRHRDKYTLFNLSEKRRDIARLNPKVQDFGWPDLHAPPLDKLCSICKAMEGWLRAHPQHVAVLHCRGSKGKAGVIVAAYMHYSKVSASADQALGTLTMRKFCEEKVAAALQPSQRRYIEYFSGLLSGSIKMNSSTLFLHHVLLPALPAFEPGAGYQPFLKIYQSMQLVYTSGVYSTSGPGPQSLCVTLEPALLLKGDVMVKCYHRQSRGPGREVVFRVQFHTCTVHGSQLGFRKDELDEAWRDERFPFEASVEFVFSSGPEKIKGWEPLRSHPAVSIDYGVGDPAVRWDSYEGFNLHHEDSRGELSHTRGPLDGSPYARVQKKRASSPWTPGGGTESPPPPRPPSGGEAGAEPPPSRPPPPTAAERRELEQLLGGFGVRGAPLGERETPILEDEHPDVAPCGTPAPYGTPTSQGTPTSQGTTAPYGTPTSYGTLTSHGTPTSHGTPTSHGTPAPYGTPTSHGTPTSHGTPTSHGTPAPYGTSAPYGTPTSHGTPTSHGTPTSHGTPTSHGTPAPYGTPTSYGTTASHGSLTPYGTPAPYGTPTSQGTLTSHGTPAPYGTPTPYGTPTPYGTPASHGTPAPYGTPAPYGTLAPSLCRRASLAPPCSCRHRPPGPASPEGPRCGAEGSPERRQGGPGGGYEGPGGGEKRGVHRSLSEGFPPCGYGRQAGGYLLLEELAPLCPCQDCQGWGGEAPPPLPTPALYGVRLERGGENWGSPRRPPAPGEALEPPLAPLRPPRAGVRTGPPGPPGPRDPYGKVGYDPPGWKPAKATASLGSRTPGAHRHPRPPSTLRRGPAEPPHPAPAPPWARPPPTASSPPRLAAAPMGAPGGCRAPNPRLPPAHGVLRAPRRSPLPEKRHPAAPGGPEIEHPPQHVSFASERSPGGTHGCQGPPEAEAPASVTFVQDTSKFWYKPGLSRDQAVALLKGKAPGSFLIRHSSSFQGAYGLALKVATPPPHCLPPSKGDPQEQLVRHFLIETGPRGVKIKGCQDEPHFGSLPALVLQHSITPISLPCALRIPSKDPLEESPELPVPPNMSTAADLLRQGAACSVRYLGSAETESLTGPQAVAKRPGGAPTPPPCTVHFKVSAQGITLTDSQRKLFFRRHYPVSNVTYCSTDPXDRRWTNPDGTTSKIFGFVAKKAGGPGGNACHLFAELDPEQPASAIVTFITKVMLGTHRK